In the genome of Dromiciops gliroides isolate mDroGli1 chromosome 1, mDroGli1.pri, whole genome shotgun sequence, the window agtctaatcctctcattttacaggtgagcaaactgaagcccagggaaagaaggtaacaaggatttattaagtgccctctGTTATGCTTCGCGTTTtacaaatctcattttatcctcacaataacactttgaggtagatgctactattaaccctgtttaacagttgaggaaactgaagcagacagaagttaagtgacttgcccagggtcacacagctcataagtgtctgaggtcacatttgaactcgggtcttcctgacttcaggtccagtgcttttatcaactgcaccacttGGGTCCAGTGACTTAcccatgtcacacagctaataagcatcagacacaggatttgaacccaggccctcttaTTCCAGAGACAGCTGTTTCTATGGTAAATGTGGAGATTAATGATCTTGAAGGTGCCTGTCACTTCAGATGTTCTTTCTTCTAAGACCCCTCCCCACTCTGGCATTCTGAGCTGACCCaatcagcagaagcagcagctcCACAGGCAGATGAGCAATTTATTAGTCAGCTCCTTTGGGTGACTGGGAGGGCCTCCCCCCACCTGCCCCTGCCCTCCATCCCCATCCCAAGAGAAGAGCTGGCTGATGTGAGTGAGCCTGATGGGAGACAGCTGAGAGTAGACCTCCCCAAAGTGTCCTTACCCAGCCGTGATGACCGCACCCCCCCTTCCACGTAGCTGTGGGAAAAGCCAATGGAGCCAGTTCCCAGggttctggggggggggcaggtggtTGGTTTTCCCTTTGTCCAGTTGGCAGAGCAAGGTGAGGCTCAGGCTTGCCTCATGGCTGGGGTTCAGGATGGGGGGTGGCCTCCCCACTTCTTACACTGGCCCACGAGGGGACCAGGGATCCCGCTCTCCAGTCTTGGAACCCGACAAGATCGAGGGCCTCCAATTCAGCCAGGGCTGTGGCAAAGAGGGTGTGTTCAAGGCTGGCCGAGGCTTTGGGCCCAGGCAGTGTGCTTAGCTCTGAGCCATCTCCACAGGCGGTAAGACACAAAGGTGACAAGGATCAGCCCTAGCGCGCAGCCCCCTGTCCATAGGGCAGCTGAGTTGTCCGAGTTGTCCAGATCAGGCACTGGGGAAGGGGACGGGGTTCTATCAGTGATGAGCCCTGCAGCCTGTCCGAGGGCCCCCAACCTCTCCTAGCCCTCGGCTGGCCTCCCTGTCCCCCATTGCCATCCCACCTTGGTTTAACTTCCCCACTGAACCACCTGTGCTCTGCCCTCCCCCAGGGACTCACCGATCTCCTTGGTCAGGTCATAACTGGCCTTCTGACCCCCAGGCTCCAGCTGGCACTGGTACAGGCCCCTGTGCCAAGGCCCTGGAGACAGTATGAGTAAGGTGGCTTGGGCACCATCCTCCTGTCTCTGGTAGTCTGCCAACCTGCCCGGGGCCTGCGTCCAGTGCACAGATGTCTCAGTTTCACAAGCTGCCAGGCATGTTAGCTCCAGGGGCCCCCCATGGACCCCTGAAACCCGGGACAGAAATATGTCAGGGAGACAAGAACGGCCAGAACTGGGTTTTGAGGTAGGGGATGGTGAAGACCCAGGGCCCAATGTCAGGGAGGAAGCTGTGGTGTCAGGGAGGCTGGTGCTGGAAGCCTGTACTGTGGAGACCTCTGAGGAGGCTGGAGCCAGCCCCACAATGGGGGTCGTTGTCGGAGGGGTGCTCGGGTCTGGGGATGTCATCCTGGAAATAactggggaaagaggaggggctTTTTTTACTGCCTTCTCTTCAGCACCCCCTCCCCCGGTCCCAATGAGTGTCTACTTCCTTCCCATCCTCCTGCTCAGAGAAATGGGGCACAGGtctccttgaggggaggaaggaaggagacattgTCCCACCCGAAGGGTCTCAAACCAGGTCAGACAAATGTTGTTAGAAATGGAAACTGAAGAGTGTCTACAATGGGGGGTGGACCATTAGGGAGGAAGGTAGATTAGTCCTGGTGGGCCCTTGGGAGGAGGTGTGGTGGGGTACAgagtgggggctgggggtgggggggtggggggggcctcACCAGCTATGGCCCGGCTGTGGCTGAAAACCTGCTGCTCAAACTTCATCTCCACCAGGCAGCGGAGCTCAGGGCCCGGCGTGGCCAGCTCTGCCGGCAGAGCCCAGCGCTCAGTGACCCAGTACACGTCCAGCTCTT includes:
- the MADCAM1 gene encoding mucosal addressin cell adhesion molecule 1 isoform X2, whose translation is MSEAGLPLSFHLLLLLLLLPQGQSSWGTPREGESPLRVEPEQPVVQVGGSIQLRCSVACPQEEAMVQWKGLDTSLGHVSSGPGLSILTIPEATLSMGGIKVCISTCQGSTYQATVELLVYAFPDKVEVSPSTLVPGQGVTLICSAREVFPYDSLTFAWFRGDEKVEGLRSLDRDVEPEQEAETGEELDVYWVTERWALPAELATPGPELRCLVEMKFEQQVFSHSRAIAVISRMTSPDPSTPPTTTPIVGLAPASSEVSTVQASSTSLPDTTASSLTLGPGSSPSPTSKPSSGRSCLPDIFLSRVSGVHGGPLELTCLAACETETSVHWTQAPGRLADYQRQEDGAQATLLILSPGPWHRGLYQCQLEPGGQKASYDLTKEIALAELEALDLVGFQDWRAGSLVPSWASVRSGEATPHPEPQP
- the MADCAM1 gene encoding mucosal addressin cell adhesion molecule 1 isoform X1, coding for MSEAGLPLSFHLLLLLLLLPQGQSSWGTPREGESPLRVEPEQPVVQVGGSIQLRCSVACPQEEAMVQWKGLDTSLGHVSSGPGLSILTIPEATLSMGGIKVCISTCQGSTYQATVELLVYAFPDKVEVSPSTLVPGQGVTLICSAREVFPYDSLTFAWFRGDEKVEGLRSLDRDVEPEQEAETGEELDVYWVTERWALPAELATPGPELRCLVEMKFEQQVFSHSRAIAVISRMTSPDPSTPPTTTPIVGLAPASSEVSTVQASSTSLPDTTASSLTLGPGSSPSPTSKPSSGRSCLPDIFLSRVSGVHGGPLELTCLAACETETSVHWTQAPGRLADYQRQEDGAQATLLILSPGPWHRGLYQCQLEPGGQKASYDLTKEIVPDLDNSDNSAALWTGGCALGLILVTFVSYRLWRWLRAKHTAWAQSLGQP